GGTATTCAGAACGAGTTACTGAAAAAGTATAAAAAAAATAAAAATTTTTTGCAGCTTTCATTAGACATTGCGAATCTAAAGGATTATACAGATATTGTATTTTTTACAATTGCTGATTATTAAAATCAGGCTTTCACTGCTTATCCTGTAAAGTGTTTTTAGCTAAATTCCGACACTTTACAGGATTTTTTTATAGAATAATTTGCTTTAATTTTAGGCTGTGCTATAATTATTATAGTAAGATAAATAATTTGTTACTGTTATAAATATACATC
This region of Sebaldella sp. S0638 genomic DNA includes:
- a CDS encoding ribonuclease HII, producing MIVKLNIFNMENFLQVINECRGAINLLTQGNKRENINGQYGIQNELLKKYKKNKNFLQLSLDIANLKDYTDIVFFTIADY